CTTCACCACACCGTAGATGAAATCGTTCATCTTGTAGTTCGACTTGGCGGCCACGCGCTCGATCTTGCGCACCGCCGGCTCGTCGTACCACTCGATGCGCCGGCCGAGGCCGTACGCCATGAGATTGCGTGTGAAGTTGCGCATGACCGGCACCGGGCGCTTGAGCAGGGCGGCCTGCAGTTCAGCCGGGCTCGAGATCTTGGTACCGTCGTAGTAGTCGCCACGCGTATCGAGCGGCGTGCCGTTCTCGCGGATGCGCCAGCGTCCCATCACGTCGAAGTTGTCGAGCGCGAGCCCGATCGGATCGATGAACTGATGGCACGACTTGCACGTCGCGTTGGCGCGATGGATCTCCATGCGCTCGCGCGTCGTGAGCAGGCGCCCTTCCTTGGCCGCGCCCGTCTTCTCGAGATCGGGGACATTCGGCGGCGGCGCCGGCGGCGGCGAGCCCATGAGCACTTCCATGACCCACTTGCCGCGAAGCACCGGGCTCGTCCGGTTGGCGACCGACGTCAGCGTCAGCACGCTGCCGTGCCCGAAGATGCCGCTGCGCGGTGAGCCGGCCGGATAGTTCACGCGGCGGAATTCGCTCCCCACCACGCCCGGAATGTCGTAGTGCTTGGCGAGCGCCTCGTTCGCGAACGTGTAGTTCGCCGTGAAGAAGTCGTTCATGGAACGGTTCTCCTTCACGAGATTGTAGAAGAAGAGCTCCGTCTCACGGCGCATGTCCACGGCGAGCTGCTCGCGGAAATCCGGATACTGGTTCGCGTCCGGATGTACGAGCGCGATATCGGGCAACCGCAGCCACTGCGCGGCAAAGCGCGTCGCCAGCGCTTCGCTCCGCGGGTCGGCCAGCATGCGCTTGGTCTGCTGCTGCAGCACGAGCGTGTCGTTCAGACGGCCGCTCTTGCCGAGGGCCACCAGCTGCTCATCGGGCGGCGTTCCCCACAGGAAGAACGACAGGCGGGAGGCAAGGTCGATTCCGTTGACGGCCATCACACCCTTCGCCGCGCCGGCCGTCGGCACTTCTTCGATGCGGAAGATGAAGTGCGGGCTCGACAGCATCGCTTCGAGGGCGGTGCGGACCCCGACTTCGAAGCCGCCGTCCTTGGCGCCCTCGTCGTAGAAGGTCATGAGCGCCTTCACGTCGTTCGCGGCGAGCGGCCGGCGATACGCTTGCGCGCCCAGACGCCCGATGATCTTCTCGGCGCACGGACGCGCCTCCGCCGGAGCCAGCGGGCGGCAGCTGAAGATGCGCTTGCGGCTTGGCGTCTCCGAGACCCCCGTCGGATTGAACGGGCCGGTCACCGCAAAGCTCTGCATGTGCGCCTGGACCGTGATGCCGGACTGCGACCCGATCTGCGTGTCGGCAATCGAGTGGCCAAGCGGCGTGATATTGTCGTTCACTGGCCCTTCGAAAGTGCGGACGAAGGTGGCCGAGATGCGCTGCGGCCCCGCCCGCACCGGCACCGGCTTGGTGCGGATTTCCATGCCGTTCGGATCGGCCTGCGACATGCCGCGATCGATGTCGAGCAGGGCGACGCGCTCGCCGTTCACCGAGACTTCGATCTTCTCATCGAACGGTGCCGTAGAGGCGAAAAGCTGGCCGGTCGGAATGGCGTGGAGCGTGACCGTGAAGACGTACTCGCCATCGGCCGGAAAATTGTGTGTCACCGACGAGCCACCACGCGTGCCGATCGGCGCGCCCTCCACCTGATCGAGCTGCGACGCGAGCCGCGCGATCTTGTAGGTGCTGGTGCTCGTGCTGGCCTTCGGGTCGCCCACCGCGAGCCGGCTGATCTCGCTGGCCGCGTCGAGGTAGGAATCGAGCGTCGTGGCCGACGGCAGCTGTACGTCCGCGATGTTGTCGAAGTTGGCGCTCTTGGTATCGAGCGGCAGCCAGGAATCGGCGCGCACGTCGATGTTCAGCACGTCCTTGATCGCCCGCTCGTACTCGGCGCGATTGAGGCGCTGGAAGGTGCGGGTGCCCGGATTGGGATTGGCCGCATACCGCGCGTCCATCTGCTTCTCGAGCGTCTCGTACAGCACCTGCAGCGTATCGCCGCCGGGCCGGGCGCGCCCCGGCGGTGGCATCATGCCGGAGCGGAGCTTGTTGATCATCTTCTCCGCCACTTCGGGCGACGACTGCCCGATGGTGAGGAGATCGAAGTTCTGGAGCGAGAGGTTGCCCTGTTTGCGCGTATCGCTGTGGCAGCCGGCGCAGGTCTTCTTCACCACGTCGGTGAGGGCCGGCGCTGCAATGGCCGTCCGCGCTGCCGGGGCGAGAAGCGGATGCCCGGCCGGGCGGGTGGCGGCCCGCTTCGCTTCTGCGGCTGGCGGATCAGCGAACGAGAGATCGTAGCGCACCGGCGCCGCCGTGACGGGCTGCGCAAGAGGACGCGATGCGGCCGTGGCATCGGGTCGCTGGTGCGACGCGATGGCGAGCAGGGCCAGGCAGCCGGAACCGGCGGCAACCAGCGACTTCATCCCGAATCTCCGGGTTGAAACGCGAGGAGGGAGAGGCGGAGGTGCAGGAGGGATCGCACCCCGTCATGCGGATGGGTGATTCGGTATTCTACGCTCTCCCAACGAATTCCGCTGAACGGAACGGGATATCGTCATGAGAATTCCGAGCGCGCGAACGCGCCCCCGCGCAGCGCTCTTGCCCGCTTGGCCGTTGGAGCCGCATAGTGGCCGCTCCTTCCCTCCCCTCCCCTTTCCCGCCTTCGGAGGTTTCGTGACCCGCGGTTCGTTTTCCCGCCTGGCCCATGCCGCCGGCGCCCTGGCGCTCAGCCTCGCGCTGGCACCTACGGCCCACGCCCAGTCGCACTTCAACCCGGTCGTGGACCTGCTCGCCGGCAAGAAGCCCGTCTTTGGCCTGTACGCGCCTTCCAACCCGCGCACCCGCCCCGGCCAGCCGGCGCCGGACCCCGCCACGCTCAAGTCGCCCGCCCAGCTCGCCGCCGATGCCGTCGCCTACAAGAAGGCCGACTACATCTTCGACGGCACGATGGAGTACAACTTCGAGCAGTCGTTCCCGCCCTTCACGGAGTTCATGAAGGGAATGGACGCCGCCGGCGCCATCCAGAAGGGGAAGAGCGCCTCCCACGGCCTCTTCGTGAAGACCATGGAGATCGCCCCCGACGTCGCGGCCGCCCAGGCCCGCATCGGCAAGCAGCTCAATGAAGGCGTGACCGGCGTGGTCTTCGTGGGCGTCGAAAGCGCCAAGGAAGTGGAGCAAGGGCTCGCCATGATGCGCTTCAAGAGCAAGGGCGGCACGCGCGCCGACGACGTAGGCGGCGCTCCGGCCCGCTGGGGGATGAGCGAGAAGGAGTACAAGGAGAAGGCCGACGTGTGGCCGCTCAATCCCAAGGGCGAGTTGGTCAACTTCACGATCGTGGAGAGCAAGGAAGGGCTCGCGCACATTCGTGAAATCGCCGCCGTGAAGGGGATCGGCGTGCTCTTCCCCGGTGCCGGTACGCTGCGCGGTGTCTTCACGACCACCGATGCCAGCGGCCAGCGCAAGTTCGACGAAGCCGGATGGGAAGCCGCCATTCAGTCGGTGCTGGCCGCCTGCAAGGAGTTCAAGGTCGCCTGCGGCTACCCCGCCAACGCCACGGACATCGAGAAGCGCATGCAGCAGGGCTTCAGCGTGTTCGTCATTGGGTGGGGGGAGCCGGGCTTCAAGGCGGTGGAGATCGGGCGGGGAGTCGCGGGGCGGTAAGGATTGGCGTTAGGGTTTCCTCGAGAGCCGAGAACCGAGCCTCGAGCGGCGAGAGGAGAGTGGTGAGACGGCATCTCACTACTGTTCAGACCGGGATGATGGGTGACACCGAGACCGGGATGATGGGTGACACTGGGCCATGTTTTGAGCTCCACGCG
Above is a window of Gemmatimonadaceae bacterium DNA encoding:
- a CDS encoding DUF1592 domain-containing protein is translated as MASHQRPDATAASRPLAQPVTAAPVRYDLSFADPPAAEAKRAATRPAGHPLLAPAARTAIAAPALTDVVKKTCAGCHSDTRKQGNLSLQNFDLLTIGQSSPEVAEKMINKLRSGMMPPPGRARPGGDTLQVLYETLEKQMDARYAANPNPGTRTFQRLNRAEYERAIKDVLNIDVRADSWLPLDTKSANFDNIADVQLPSATTLDSYLDAASEISRLAVGDPKASTSTSTYKIARLASQLDQVEGAPIGTRGGSSVTHNFPADGEYVFTVTLHAIPTGQLFASTAPFDEKIEVSVNGERVALLDIDRGMSQADPNGMEIRTKPVPVRAGPQRISATFVRTFEGPVNDNITPLGHSIADTQIGSQSGITVQAHMQSFAVTGPFNPTGVSETPSRKRIFSCRPLAPAEARPCAEKIIGRLGAQAYRRPLAANDVKALMTFYDEGAKDGGFEVGVRTALEAMLSSPHFIFRIEEVPTAGAAKGVMAVNGIDLASRLSFFLWGTPPDEQLVALGKSGRLNDTLVLQQQTKRMLADPRSEALATRFAAQWLRLPDIALVHPDANQYPDFREQLAVDMRRETELFFYNLVKENRSMNDFFTANYTFANEALAKHYDIPGVVGSEFRRVNYPAGSPRSGIFGHGSVLTLTSVANRTSPVLRGKWVMEVLMGSPPPAPPPNVPDLEKTGAAKEGRLLTTRERMEIHRANATCKSCHQFIDPIGLALDNFDVMGRWRIRENGTPLDTRGDYYDGTKISSPAELQAALLKRPVPVMRNFTRNLMAYGLGRRIEWYDEPAVRKIERVAAKSNYKMNDFIYGVVKSDAFRMRKFIAQAPAAPSATAPAKAGSGSH